gtctccggtaagagccgacttaatatcacaattttcccatccaaaaacttgctggttgacgtagagaaacatgttcgcttgaccgctctgtgttaaagcttcacaacaaagaaacacaggctgtgtttcggtgctaaaggaagctgcaatccaccgctttccaccaacagcattattctttatagtcttcattattaattgaacaaattgcaaaagattcagcatcacagatgtccaaattactgtgtaattatgcgatgaaaagagacgacttttagccgtgagtggtgctgggctaatatgtccgctacaacccgagacatcacgcacacgcgtcaccattccgcgacgttttcagcaagaaactccgcgggaaattgaaaattgtaatttagtaaactaaaccagccgtattgcatgtgttgcaatgttaatatttcatcattgatatataaactatcagactgcgtggtcgattgtagtgggtttcagtaggcctttaaagtaatcgTACTTGatttgtctccatggagacaagAATTAGTGATATTGCCGAATGCGGATAgacattagctgctagctagctagccatatcttaaagcacctcttcctgagggcgttctgCATGACACGAcgggtgggggaccggtacttcttagaggcggtatagtaccgaatatgattcattaagtatcacggtactatactaactaAGGTTGTACTTTACGCTGGGTCTAATAAggtattgcggtactaatgaattaaaatagGTACTATAACGGACATTAGAGCatagtgacattgctggttttacaagcataGGTGCATGTTAGGCAAAGCACacgcacggagtacttacaagcagaaaccgtgtgtggacagaaaaaggGAGAATGAACGAACGTGGACTATGCAAATATTCTGGggaaatgtgatttaaaaaaagctAATTTGGCAAATGATACACAATGTTTTGTCGCCAATTCTTGGCTGTGTGATCCCTACGCACTTGCAACCATGTGCTTGGACAGTTTAAATGAGGAAGGTGTAGAAAGAAGCCAGAGACAGATACCTAGTAAAAAATACCGCTGGCAGCAAGTAAAACAAACAATGACAAGGATATTGGGCGAGTAGTACAGGCCTGTGCAAGACCAGGGGGTTGAGAAAGGAAATGTATTCCATGGAAATGCTGACACCGCCTGTGACCACAGGGGCCGGACTTCGGAGAGCAAGTGGATGAAGTAGGTAGTGTTCAAAACCAAACTGTGACAAGAAACAACATACTTGAatgctatatatatttaaaaacaaatatatgttgTTCGTTATTAgaaataaatgttatatttagagatgtccgataatatcggactgccgatattatcggacgataaatgctttaaaatgtaatatgggaaatgatcggtatcggtttcaaaaagtaaaatgtatgactttttaaaacaccgctgtgtacacggacgtagggagaagtacagagcgccaataaaccttaaaggcactgccttggtgtaccggcccagtcacataatatctacggcttttcacacgcacaaaagaatgcaaagcatatttggtcaacagccatacaggtcacactgtctTTGTtgaagcggtgtagcgtgcaaggatgggagtggaagaagcgtgaaaagatggagctaactgttttaatgacattgagactttacttcaatcaataacggagcagcattttcTCATCCGTaaacaaccacaccggaaatgtgtcccgtaaaaaaccgtccaaccggaactctaataactaaagttccttgggtgaataatgtaaagttaCTACGTTgtactacactactttatatcagaaatgccaacagcggaggatgcatgtcccataacaagaagatagagaaaaagaagaagcttatcaactaaactggattcatgcagatcccaaacacagatcagcaggcaccagaaggtgAGAAatgttgcataatattgcgaaacaaagcactcgataatgtcttaccttatacacacaccataataatactcatttgTTTAATGTGCCggcaatccttcaagcggtgtggcttcatagcttaccaaagtcgtactaaaatattttgatagatttttgggcGCCGTGTGAAATGTTCTATACTATCAattgaacatttaaaatgttggtgttgtttacttgagacatttTGCCATCATAGTGGCAatatacacttatctcttatgtttgactggcaTCTACtggtcattacaccatgtaccaaataaaacagctttgaggtgggtaagctcaaccaaacttattccttacattaggcgcaccgggttataaaagcgcactgtcgagttttgagggtaaaaaaaggattttaagtgtgccttatagtccagaaaatacggtatttcacaCTGAAGCCGTGATTTTTCCGTAATTATTGGTCCCCAGCTAATGAGGATTTGGGTAAAATAAGGGCAGTACGTTTTTTTGGTTGCTGTGCATTTCGCCAGCGGGAGGGTGTTAGGACTGCATGGACGTAGCACATAAAAAACGTGAGttcatatatgtgtgaatgttgtctgtctatctgtgttggccctgtgatgaggtggcgacttgtccagggtgtaccccgccttccgcccgattgtagctgagataggcgccagcaccccccgcgaccccaaaagggaataagcggtagaaaatggatggatggatggatatatatatatatatatatatatatatatatatatatatatatatatatatattgtatatataaatatatatatatacatacacatacatacacacatatatacataccaatacataagcatatatatatatattatatatatatatacacatatatgcatatatatatacacatatatatacatacatacatacatatacatatatataaacacacacacatatatacatataaatatatatacatatacatatatatacatatacacatatatacacatacatatatatatatatatacacacacatatatacacatacatatatatatatatatatacacatacatatatatatacacacacacatatatacacatacatacatacatatatatatacatatatatatacatatatatatatatatatatatatatatatatatatatatatatatatatatatatatatatatatatatatatatatatattcagtgctagactgctgcatcccaagtgcaggactaatagactcaaaaactcctttgtcccacacgccattagactgtacaactcctctctggggcggggggcggggggtactaggatgacaggggatgcaaaacaataacagtgcaatacgttttcataacatggtcactactgcctactttgtcttgttatattcttattttactgttatatttttattcccattgttgctttttagtttttatccttattgtaatatttctctattttgtttccatttaaacccccattatttactttttacttttatttaaatttatcTGAAATCTGTACACTgcagctggaattttaattttcctgaagcaactctcctgaaggaatcaacaaagtactatctatctatatacacgtgtgtgtgtatacacacacatatacatatatatacatatatatatgtatacatacatacatacatatatatatgtatacatacatacatacatacatacatacatatatatatatatatatatatatatatatatatatatatatatatatacatacatacatacatatatatatattatatacatacatatatatacatacatatatatatatatatatatatatatatatatatatatatacatacatacatacatatatatatatatatacatacatatatatacatacatatatatatatatatacatacatacatatatatatatatatacatacatacatatatatatatatacatacatacatatatatatatacatacatatatatatacatacatatatatatatacatacatatatacatacatacatatacatatatatatatatacatacatacatatacatacatacatatacatatatacatacatacatacatacatatacatatatacatacatacatacacatacatacatacatacatatatatatatatatatatatatatatatatatatatatatactgtacatacatacacactgcttttacaaaataaaagcattttttattgtaagtttatgagctgaAGTATATATAGAACGATATTCAGACTTATTATTTTTGGTTTAGTTCGTCAGGAACACTAACGCCAGAACGATTCAATTGCATGCTTTCAGGCAACACCTGCGTAAGTAGATGGTACCAAACAAGGCGCCTCTCGTTTAGTTGTCCATACTCGGTCTACACCGAGTCGTTGAGAGAAGGAAGGAAGTTAATTATGTATTCTACTTTTGTGATTGGGTGTTTCTGCTGCAATACAGCATCAAAATGACCTCATTCAATGTTCtgtgacatttattaaacaaaattaaaactgaCCTTTAGCCACGTTGCCGTCGCCATCCGTCAAAATGACCCAAGGCACAGCCTTGTCGCCGTGGATGTGGTAGACAATGCCCGTCCTGTCATCGACACTGTACAGCTTCCCGTTGAACACCACTAGCTCCGACAGCTCCATGCCCCGCCCCTTCTCGGCCAGGTGGCTCTCCAACACCGTCCTTTCCGCGTCCCATTCCACGGACACCTTGTCGCCGCTCTGCGACACCAAAAGGTGCCCGCGCCGCATGTAGCTGAACCACACCAGCTTCTTTTCGCTGCGCGAGTTCGTGTCAAGGTCAGCGATGACGGCGATGCGGTAACGGGTGCCGTGCGGAGTGAATTCGGGCGGACTGAGCGGGTAGGTGTCGTTGTAGCGGGAGTTGGCCCGCGGGAGGTCGCCTCGGCTTGCCTTCCAGCTGCTGGAGCTGTAGGAGCGGGGGTGCAGGCCCGTGCTCAAGTGCAAGAGCAGCAGGACCAGTGCCAGCGAGGCGGCTGCCACCACGATGGGCCGCCACTTGAGGCGGAAACGAGGGTCCGTGGTGTTGGCCATGGTCGCCAGCATGGGGAGGCCTCCCACCGAGATGCGCAGACTGTTCATGGGCGCATTGTGCTCCTGTCGAGCCAAGTCTGCCGCTGCAGAGGGCATAGAGGACGGAGGGCTGGAGCGACCTGAAAAAAACGAACAGCAGTCAGCTTTAAGATAATTACCTGTTAATAGTAAATGCtctattaaaggcctaccgaaacccactactaccaaccacgcagtctgatagtttatatatcaatgatgaaatattaacattgcaacacatgccaatacggcctttttagtttactaaatcgcaattttaaatttcccgcggagtttcttgttgaaaacgtcgcggaatgatgacgggtgcgcgtgacgtcatggactgtcaggaaatatcagcgctgcaccactcgcggctaaaagtcgtctgctttaatcgcataattacacagtattttggacatctgtgttgctgaatcttttgcaatttgttcatttaataatggagactataaagaacaatgctgttggtggaaagcggtggattgcagctgtctttagcaccgagacacagccggtgtttctgtgtttgttgtgaagcagagcggtcaagcgaacatgttttctctacgtcaaccagcatgtctttggatCGGAAAATTGTGGtacatatcttaccggagacatcattggattattcgtcgtcctgcagcagctgtcaaaaaggcagctgtgagcttggctcctgggcttctctctgagatactgcgtgttcaccgcagccatcagacCTCTTTAAAATCTTACTAaagcactattaaaacaataagcagataagggatcttccaaaattgtcctagtaaatgtgtctaattacatctgaaacgctcacactgccgccactttttttttttttttctagtccttcactatcaatatcctaattcacaaatctttcattctcgctcaaattaatggggaaattgtcactttctcggtccgaatggctcttactgctggtggctcacattataaacaatgtgaatatgtgtggagcccctGCAActctgcttttttattagcgaccaaaagttgcgaactttatcgtcgatgttctctcctaaatcctttcagcaaaactacggcaatatcacaaaatgatcaagtatgacacatagaatggacctgctatccccgtttaaataagaaaatctcatttcagtaggccttcaaaagttaaaataccaatgattgtcacacacacacgaggtttggcgaaaatattctctacatttgacccatcacccttgatcaccccttgggaggtgaggggagcagtgagcagcagcagtagccgcgcctgggaatcattgttggtgatttaaccccgtattccaacccttgatgctgagtgccaagcagggaggtaatgggtctcatttttatagtctttggtatgattcggccgggatttgaactcacaattagtGTGTGGGTTTGAGCCTAAAAAAGTTTTTTCAAACGGTACGATATGAAAAGTAGTCGGCAGGGATGGAGAAGGGCCACAGGTAAATCAGGAAGTAATCGCCCGGCCAACAGgtgaacaaaaacatattttcaccGTTGGAAACTGAAatagaaataatctgttccagggtccgACTGCCACGGTCTATTCTGGGGATGTAacggtaaacggtataatgattaGTAATAccgttacattttttaattatcaaAGAACTGTCATTTATTCATGCTTTAGGCAACATTGCTCGCTTCCTGGAAACGCACAAGCAAAAATGGCGCCTCTGCTCTAATGCTGTTTGCAATGGCATAGTTTTGTCCCAATACCAAAAtggttttgatacttttcggtacttttatacttttcgaaataaaggggaccacaaaaaattgcattattggttttattttaacaaaaaatcttaccgtacattcaacatatgtttcttattgaaagTTTGTCCTTAATAGTGGACATAcaacacaacttgtcttttagtagtaagtaatattgtgtcattttccattctattattttttcaaaattattaaggaaaagtggtagGAATTTAATtcataatctacttgttcatttactgttaatatctgcttactttctctttcaacatgttctatctacacttctgttaaaatgtaataataatatgatataaaatataatattataCTGTTGTTTGGTACTTAACAATCCGATacaaagtcgttacaggatcacacattggtcagattcaaagtcctcatgtgtctagggacgtatttactgaattcataaacataatatacattttttaaaaacgaattatgtcatgccaaaaaatatcgatgtaatcatagtagtatcgactaaatacgcttctgtacttggtatcattacagcgggTGTTAGaagtagatccaccaatggcgttcgtttacattttgacgccagtgagctacggtgtgtagtgaaggatgttttgattgattgattgattgtttgattgattgaaacctttattagtagatctatctatttatttatatctgctccttattgcttttttctatcctgcactaccaagagctaatgcaacaaaattttgttcttatttgtactgtaaagttcaattttgaatgacaataaaaaggaagtctaagtctagattgcacagttcagtacatattccctacaattgaccactaaatggtaacacccaaataagtttctcaacttgtttaagtcggggtccacgttaatcaattcatggtttagctattcctcgtcctctgcatttcacccatcaccttgttccaccgcatggaaggtgaggggagcagtgagctgcagcggcggccgcgctcgggaatcgttttggtgatttaacccctaattccaaccctttatgctgagtgccaagcagggaggtaacgggtcccattttattgtctttggtgtgactcggccggggtttgaactcacaacctactcacctcagggcggacactctaaccacaaggctatacaagttatacaaaccccgtttccatatgatttgggaaattgtgtctgatgtatatataaacggaatacaatgatttgcaaatcattgtcaacccatattcagttgaatatgctacaaagacaaaataattgatgttcaaagtgataaacatttttttttttttttgcaaataatcattaattctagaatttgatgccagcaacacgtgacaaagaagttgggaaaggtggcaataaatactgataaaattgatgaatgctcatcaaacacttatttggaacatcccacaggtgtgcaggctaattgggaaaaggtgggtgccatgattgggtataaaagcagcttccaaaaaaatgctcagtctttcacaagaaaggatggggcgaggtacacccctttgtccacaactgcgtgagcaaatagtcaaacagtttaagaacaacgtttctcaaagtgcaattgcaagaaatttagggatttcaacatctacggtccgtaatatcatcaacaggttcagagaatctggagaaatcactccacgtaagcgacatggccggaaaccaacattaaatgaccgtgaccttcgatccctcagacggcactgtatcaaaaaccgacatcaatctctaaaggatatcaccacatgggctcaggaacactttagaaaacaactttcattaaatacagtttgtcactacatctgtaagtgcaagtttaagacctactatgcaaagcgaaagccatttatcaacaacatccagaaacgctgccggcttctctgggcctgacatcatctaagatggactgatgcaaagtggaaaagtgttctgtggtctgacgagtccacatttcaaattgtttttggaaatattcgacatcgtgtcatccggaccaaaggggaagcgaaccatccagactgttatcgacgcaaagttcaaaagtcagcatttgtgatggtatgggggtgcattagtgcccaaggcatgggtaactcacacatctgtgaaggcaccattaatcctgaaaggtacatacaggttttggaacaacatatgctgccatctaagcaccgtctttttccaTGGACGCCACGAGCAACTTGATTAAATTCCAGAGTAACAAAAGCTTTAAAAGAGCTATAACTATCCAACATTGTTGATAATGAGCATGATTTTGTTACAGTCCACTTTTTTATTAATATCCTGAAGTTTAACATATTAAACAATTTAAACATCATTAGaacttaaatttaaaaaaacattttcaaccatAACCAGGGATCGAACCCAAGATTGTCTGTTCTGTACTGCAAGTACTACTGACGTCCACCACAGAGCAACTGGAAGTGATTGAGGAAATTTTGCCTTACATATTTTAAGCAGTGACAGAGCATGATGTGACGAGGAATAGGTTTCAGGTCAAATATTATACCAAGTGCCTTGTCATTCAATAATCTACATTCTAATGTGCGTGTTATCTTCTCTCCTCCGGAGGTTCTTCAGGGGAGCAAACGTGCCTAAAAATCATGGTTGCATTTTTGTGAAATCTGAAAGGGCCTTTCATTAAGGGGCCCTGCGCCAAACAGCAGCCCATTGTGTCAGTGGAGACCAGGACCACAAGTGCTTACCTCTTCGTCTCCGCCCGGCAGGCCGTCGTTGACCCTGCATCGAGGTAAACCTCACCAGCCCCCAACAACCCTCCAAATGCTTCACCTGCTCTGAGCACCAACGACTACTGCGTAAGGCTAACCTTTAACTACGCTTTCTGGATCATGGTCCAGTCCAAAGGTACTTGTTGATCACTAAAACCTTTATTATTAACCTTTGAATGGGGCAAACCCATCTTAAGCGGTGCAAAAGCTGTGACGTAATTAACCACACTCGCAGAGTACACTGAGGTTAAGGGTCAACCACGGTCAAAACAGACCAATGATCAAGGAATGTAGAGCCATGAGCGGGCTTGGTACACAATGACATTCTATTCTGAAAGGAAACACTCCTTAAAAGATACAATGTGTTTGGTTACGTAATACCGCAGGCGGTTAATAATAGGCAACGGCAAAATTCCAGTACCAGTCTAGTCTTAAAACTTTGCAGTTTGAACTGCAATCATTTAAagataatgttgttgttttacatacttttaggccccttctacactaaggttatccagggtaattcccacctaaccttatccttgtccacacacacaatggtcgtttaagacccccttcattcgccggcgcaacgcgacctagtacgcatgcacagaaaatgtgcacgtcatagtcacctccagtgttgctttgtgtgcaagttcttaaattaaatagaacttatctgaacaatatccagtgttgtggtatttcaattaactggaattcagtgtgttgtggggccctattgtactgactcacacctgagccatcataaattaatcaaatcttcaaTGGACacctgaaagtaaacaatgtgataaagaacattttacatcaataaatataaggatctagatatctggtcggGACACTCActtttttgccttcaccttcattttcCATTCCTTTTTGATGACGCTaccttttttaatcacatccacggaAGCTgccattctcgttgtctctccttcgacaaatggacaaagtttttcggtaagtagaatcacagctgaccctggacattcgaaagttctcctgccgtctgagaagtgttgtatcccaaataactGCAATCGCTTTcgattaaggcagtggttctcaaatgtgggtacgcgtacccctgggggtacttgaaggtataccaaggcgtacgtgagatttttcaaaaatattctaggaatagcaacatttcaaaaatcatttataaatactgtatatttattgaataatttttcaacaaaatatgaatgtaagtttataaactgtgaaaataaatgcaacaatgcaaaattcagtgttgacagctcgattttttgcggacatgctccataaatattgatgttaaagatttctttttttgtgaagacatttttagaatgaagttcatgaatccagatggatctctattacaatccccaaagagggcactttaagttgatgattacttctatgtgtagaaatctttatttataattgaatcacttggtttttttttttcaacaagtttttagttatttttatatcttttttcccaaatagttcaagaaagaccactacaaatgagcaatattttgcactgttgtacaatttaatgaatcagaaactgatgacatattgctgtattttacttctttatctcttttttttgaccaaaaatgctttgctctgattagggggtacttaaatttaaaaaatggtctcaggggggtacatcactgaaaaaaggttgagaaccgctgaCTTAAGGtattcagccttgtgtcagggacacAAGGCTGAATACCTTAAGtcagcttagaggtgacagagctttcgccgctgctgctcccaagctctggaacgacctacctctgagtgttagacaagcctcctctcttcctgtttttaaatctctcttaaaaacatacttttattccttagcttttaacactgagtgatatccatcctgcaatggcgccccattatacacctgctgtgaacctgtttttatgttttatttattaatatttatcatgttctgtttgtgttgtgttgtttgctcggtcctcgtgttatcttttaacctgcccattgtacagcactttggctacccctgtggtaaattttaaatgtgctttataaataaagttgatttgatttgattattcatgtgtgatttccacaagtttcTGTACATGTAGAGGAAGGGGAAACACggacatgtctggatgactcgtctccatatttccagtggttagctcagagttccgaaaccgctttattatgaagctggctgtggtgcgttctttctgacgtcacttcctgtgtgagcacagtctttctggcgtcacttcctctccgaactcagtttgtaaacgatcaatgagtccatacaaagctaagagccggagattcaagaaataaacGGCGCACTTActcgtgtaaaaaattgtccgaggaggggcaccttaaaggggaacattatcaccagacctatgtaagcgtcaatatatacctcaatgttgcagaaaaaagaccatatgtttttctaaccgatttccgaactctaaaagggtgaatttggcgatttaaacgcctttcaattgttccctgtcggagcgatgacctttcacccgtgacgttacaaagggaagcaaacacattacacacaccaagtcaaatcagctgttattttccgttttttcgactgttttccgtaccttgtcggtgtgttgtcggagggtgcaaCAACACGAACAGAGGAGGTTTCaagttgacttgcgttgagtgtgctaaacagacatatcaatggtcacggcatgctaattgatgctaacatgctatttaggctagctgtatgtacatatccagggtttcccacacattcatttatttgtggcggcccgccacgaaagaattacggccgtcccaaataaaaaaagataaacatttttaaaaaattgtatttatttatttattttttaccccggattttgactcactcgaccgctcataaaagcaatgggactctgtctgtgaatggagcttgtagttacgtattatataaatatgtaaatattatataaatatgtacataaagtgttgtaattaatattccaactccacgttcttcttggtcatcgccgccgctgccaccgCTGCCAACCCCCCCCCTGTAGGTAACACTGATATCgcatcattttgcctcatttgtagctatatttgcatccagc
The DNA window shown above is from Nerophis ophidion isolate RoL-2023_Sa linkage group LG23, RoL_Noph_v1.0, whole genome shotgun sequence and carries:
- the cant1a gene encoding soluble calcium-activated nucleotidase 1 isoform X2, which codes for MPSAAADLARQEHNAPMNSLRISVGGLPMLATMANTTDPRFRLKWRPIVVAAASLALVLLLLHLSTGLHPRSYSSSSWKASRGDLPRANSRYNDTYPLSPPEFTPHGTRYRIAVIADLDTNSRSEKKLVWFSYMRRGHLLVSQSGDKVSVEWDAERTVLESHLAEKGRGMELSELVVFNGKLYSVDDRTGIVYHIHGDKAVPWVILTDGDGNVAKGFKAEWLAVKDEHLYVGGLGKEWTTTSGEFVNDNPEWVKLVGFRGDVEHQNWVPMYKSLKSAAGIQPPGYLIHESAVWSDTLQRWFFLPRRASTERYDETADERRGTNLVLSCSPDFKDVTVSQVGPLDPTHGFSSFKFVPNTDDQIILALKSEEDAGKIATYIMAFTLDGRILLPETKIGDVKYEGLEFI
- the cant1a gene encoding soluble calcium-activated nucleotidase 1 isoform X1, producing the protein MQGQRRPAGRRRRGRSSPPSSMPSAAADLARQEHNAPMNSLRISVGGLPMLATMANTTDPRFRLKWRPIVVAAASLALVLLLLHLSTGLHPRSYSSSSWKASRGDLPRANSRYNDTYPLSPPEFTPHGTRYRIAVIADLDTNSRSEKKLVWFSYMRRGHLLVSQSGDKVSVEWDAERTVLESHLAEKGRGMELSELVVFNGKLYSVDDRTGIVYHIHGDKAVPWVILTDGDGNVAKGFKAEWLAVKDEHLYVGGLGKEWTTTSGEFVNDNPEWVKLVGFRGDVEHQNWVPMYKSLKSAAGIQPPGYLIHESAVWSDTLQRWFFLPRRASTERYDETADERRGTNLVLSCSPDFKDVTVSQVGPLDPTHGFSSFKFVPNTDDQIILALKSEEDAGKIATYIMAFTLDGRILLPETKIGDVKYEGLEFI